One window of the Rhipicephalus sanguineus isolate Rsan-2018 chromosome 4, BIME_Rsan_1.4, whole genome shotgun sequence genome contains the following:
- the LOC119390570 gene encoding LOW QUALITY PROTEIN: cytochrome P450 18a1-like (The sequence of the model RefSeq protein was modified relative to this genomic sequence to represent the inferred CDS: inserted 2 bases in 2 codons), whose protein sequence is MSLLLFSPWLEVTVPTWLAVFVAVLLVSRRFLTGAVSQLPLPPGPWGLPLVGFLPFLGKEFHRTLQALAVTYGPIYQIFLGSKRVVVISDXKLVRQAFSQAAFSGRPDTELTKLLQGYGIINSAGALWREQRAFLHRVFRDFVPRNGRPGSVALEQKMQVHISEFLSSLVPFEGSSLHVRRSLARAVSNILGSFLMSVTYSSRDSKFEQLLALFEEGFRLLTLAVPVNFIPALRYVPGSNWAYRRIKRNRHQTADYFRRIADAHRSSYVEGTVRDIVDAYLAQLRRDKARGIQREDTYFSEEQLVQVLMDIFSAGLETVTSTLEWAILLLVRHPHVQRRLQEELDAHLASEGDRPASMADLPALPYAQATILEVLRRANVIALGNAHATTCDVELAGFRIPADTHVISNLWAIXMDPDLWEDPEEFRPERFLVNGRVHKPDYFMPFSVGRRMCLGNHLTQSEVFLFLSNLLQRYTLELPEGEQPPSMDGHVAVSHTPRPFRVKITPRNSTATETIPTSVFASAQQLCSGLG, encoded by the exons ATGTCCCTGCTGCTCTTCTCGCCGTGGTTAGAGGTCACGGTGCCTACATGGCTGGCCGTGTTCGTCGCTGTGCTGTTAGTCAGCCGCAGGTTCTTGACCGGAGCCGTGAGCCAGCTACCGTTGCCCCCGGGACCGTGGGGGTTGCCTCTGGTGGGCTTCCTCCCGTTCCTGGGCAAGGAGTTCCACCGCACCCTGCAGGCGCTGGCGGTCACCTACGGCCCCATCTACCAGATATTCCTGGGCTCCAAGCGAGTCGTGGTCATCAGCG CCAAGCTGGTGCGCCAAGCCTTCAGCCAGGCCGCATTCTCCGGACGGCCCGACACGGAACTGACCAAACTCCTGCAGGGATACG GTATCATCAACTCTGCAGGTGCCCTGTGGCGTGAGCAGCGTGCCTTCCTACACCGCGTGTTCAGGGACTTCGTGCCAAGAAACGGAAGGCCCGGCAGCGTGGCACTCGAACAGAAGATGCAG GTTCACATCAGCGAGTTCCTGTCGTCGCTGGTTCCGTTCGAAGGCAGCTCGCTACACGTGCGCCGGTCTCTCGCGCGCGCCGTCAGCAACATCCTCGGCTCGTTCCTCATGAGCGTCACGTACTCGTCGCGCGACTCCAAGTTCGAGCAGCTGCTCGCGCTCTTCGAGGAAGGATTCCGCCTGCTCACGCTCGCCGTGCCCGTGAACTTCATACCGGCGCTGCGCTACGTCCCCGGTTCCAACTGGGCCTACCGGCGCATTAAGCGCAACCGGCACCAGACGGCAGACTACTTCAGGCGCATCGCCGACGCGCACCGGTCGTCCTACGTCGAGGGCACCGTTCGCGACATCGTGGACGCGTACCTCGCCCAGCTGCGCAGGGACAAGGCCAGAGGCATCCAGAGGGAGGACACGTACTTCTCCG AGGAGCAGCTGGTTCAGGTCCTGATGGACATATTCAGCGCCGGCCTAGAGACCGTCACCTCGACCCTAGAGTGGGCCATTCTTTTGTTGGTGCGTCACCCGCACGTCCAGCGGCGCCTCCAGGAGGAGCTGGATGCCCACTTGGCGTCCGAAGGCGATAGGCCCGCCAGCATGGCCGACCTGCCCGCTCTCCCTTACGCACAGGCCACCATCCTCGAGGTGCTACGACGTGCCAACGTCATAGCACTCGGAAACGCCCACGCCACAACCTG CGACGTGGAGCTGGCGGGCTTCCGTATTCCGGCGGACACTCACGTCATCTCCAACCTGTGGGCCA ACATGGACCCTGACCTGTGGGAAGACCCCGAAGAATTCAGACCAGAGCGCTTCCTGGTGAACGGACGGGTCCACAAGCCGGATTACTTCATGCCCTTCTCTGTCG GTCGACGCATGTGCCTGGGCAACCACCTGACGCAGAGCGAGGTGTTCCTCTTCCTCAGCAACCTGCTACAGCGTTACACGCTCGAGCTGCCCGAAGGCGAGCAGCCGCCTTCCATGGATGGCCACGTGGCGGTGTCGCACACGCCCCGACCTTTCCGGGTCAAGATCACGCCAAGGAACTCAACCGCCACCGAGACCATCCCCACCAGCGTATTTGCCAGTGCCCAACAACTCTGCAGCGGCCTCGGTTGA